GCCGGTCTTTTTTTGTGCCCGCGAACGGCGCCGGGGCAGGAAAAAGGCCGGCCTGTGTAAAAAAATGGAAGAGAATGGAACAAAATGGAAAAATATTGTTAACTTTGTCCATTGCGTATAAGAATTGATTTTGATGGTCACTTTCATCGGCGAATACACATCCCGCGTGGACGACAAAGGAAGGCTCGTTCTTCCCGCGCCGCTCAAGGGTGCGATGCCGCCCGGAAGCGACATGAGGTTCGTCGTGAAGAAAGACCTTTTCGAGCCTTGTCTGGAGATGTACTGCTTCGAGGAATGGGAGCGCCAGTCCGGCAAGGTCAAAGACAGCCTCGACCTCACTTTCAACCGCCAACACGCAACGTTCTGGAGAGAATACATGCGTGACCGGGATATCGTGGAGCCGGACGCCAAGTTCGGCCGCATCTCGATCAGCCGCAAACTCCTTGATTCCATCGGTGTGAACAAAGAAGTGGTTTTCTCCGGCAATGATTTCAAGATTGAGATCTGGGCCAAGGAGCGGTTCGAGACGTCCAGATTGTCCAACCCGGAATTCATTGCCATTGCAGAAAGCCTCTCGAAAAAGTAGAGGTCAGCAATGTCAGAATATCACAATCCCGTCCTTCTCAAAGAAAGCGTAGACGCCCTGGTGCTCAACCCGGACGGCTTCTATGCCGACGCCACCTTCGGCGGCGGCGGACACAGCCGCGAGATCCTCTCGCGCCTGTCCCCGAAGGGGCACCTGATGGCCTTCGACCGCGACGCCGACGCCCTCACCCAGGCGCCCGACGACCCGCGCTTCATTCTTATACACAATAATTTCCGCTTCATCCACAACTATACCCTCCTCCACGCGGAAGGAGGGCTCGACGGAGTTCTCGCCGACCTGGGCGTGAGCTCCCACCAATTCGATACGGCGGAGAGAGGTTTCTCTTTCCGCTTCGACGCTCCGCTTGACATGCGGATGAACGTGCAGGGCAATAAGACCGCCTCTGGCATTGTCAATTCTTATACGCAAGAAGAATTGGAAAAGATTTTCCGCATTTACGGAGAACTCGACAACGCCCGCAGGCTTGCACAACTCATTGCCAACGCCCGCGCCGCCGCGCCGATCCTCACCACGGACGACCTCGACCGTGCTATCGCGGCAGCCCTGCCCTCATTCGCCGAACATAAGTACCTCGCCAAGGTCTATCAGGCCCTGCGCATCGAGGTCAACGACGAGATGCGCGCCCTGGAGAAGTTCCTCTCCGGCGCCGCCGCCTCGCTCAAGCCCGGCGGCCGCCTGGCCGTCATCACCTACCACTCCCTCGAGGACCGCATGGTCAAGAACTTCATCCGTTCCGGCCACATCAGCGGCGAAGAGGAGAAAGACGTCTTCGGGCGAAGCAGCGCGCCCCTGAAGAGCGTCGGCCGCAAGCCGATCCTGCCCGACGAGGCGGAGATCGCGGGCAACACCCGCGCGCGCAGCGCCAAACTGAGAATCGCCGAACGCGTATGAAGACCTGGAAGATAGCGGACATCGGCCTGTTCATCAAGAACAGTTTCAAGGCAGTTCTCAAGGGGGAGTTCCTGCTCCGCCTCAACATCGGGCGCTACTTCATCCACATCGCCTACACCTTCCTGCTCTTCGGCCTGGTCATCTGGCTCAGCCTGATGATCGAGACCACGATGAGCAAGGTCGAGAAGAACAAGGCGGTGCTCCAGGAACTCGAGATCGTGCATTCGCAGAAGGTCTTCGAGGTAGTCAACGTGAGCCGGCGCTCCACCGTGGAGCAGATGCTCGGCGAGCTGGGATCCAATGTGAAAGAGGCTGAAAAGCCCGCAACGGTCGTGAAGAGATGAGCACGGAAGCAACGACACCCAAGCCCAGGAAGCAGCGCGACAGGATCGGCGTGATCCTGTACCTGCTCTACGTGGCCCTGCTCGTCGCCTCGGTGATCCTCATCGTCCGGCTGGCCGGGATCCAGCTGTTCTGGAACCCGGACCCGAAGATCGCCACCGCGCTCACCCCGTCCAACACGGTCAGCAACATCGAGCCCGCACGCGGCAACATCCTCGACGCCGAGGGCCGCCTGCTCGCCATCTCCTGCCCGATCTACCAGTTCTACATGGACTGCACCGTGCTCAAGGACACCAACACGCCCGCGCAGGAGCAGGCCTGGCTCGACAAGGCCCGGCAGCTCGCCGAAGGGCTCGCCGCCGAATTCGGCGACAGGACGGCCGACCAGTACTACAAGCTGATCAAGGACGGCCGCGCCAACGGCCGGAAATACGTCCGCATCGGCCGGCCGGTCGATCGCAACGCCTACAACCGGGTCATCGACCTGCCGCTCTTCCGCGACGGCCGCTATCGCAGCGGCATGATCGTGGAGCAGGAGCACGTCCGCCAATACCCCTACGGCAAGCTCGCCCGCCGCACGATCGGCTTCGTGCGCGGCAACAAGTCGCCCGTCACCAACACCCACATCGGCCTGGAAGGCAAGTTCGACTACGTCCTCCATGGCCAGGAGGGCCACGAATGGATGCGCGTGACCGACTACGGCCGCGTGCGCAACAGCGACAGCGCCTATGTCAAGGCCGTGGACGGCAAGGACCTGCGCATCACGCTCAACATCGACTACCAGGACATCGCCGACAAGGCCCTGCGCGAGCAGATCACCGAAGAGCCCGACCTCGAGGGCGCCTGCTTCGTGCTGATGGAGGTCAAGACCGGCGCGATCCGCGCCATGGTCAACCTCGTGCGCGAAGAGGGCACCGGTCCCTTCGAGGAGATCCAGAACCTGGCCATCGGCCGCAAGGCGGAGCCCGGTTCGGTCTTCAAGACCGTCACGCTGATGTCCGTGCTCAACGACGGCTTCGTCAAGAGTCTGGACGAGACCCTGCCCGCCACCAACGGCAACGTGGCCGGGACCTCGATCCGCGACCCGCACATCCCCGATTTCGTGCGGCAGCACCACACCAACCGCATCTCCGTCCTGGACGGCTTCAAGATCTCGTCCAACTACGTGTTCGCGACCCTGGCGGTCAAGAACTACGGCATCGACAAGAGCAAGGGACGCGGCAAGGGGCTGGAGAAGACCGAGCGTTTCCTGCAGAACATCTACAACTACAAGCTCGGCGAGGCCTTCTCCTTCGACCTGGACGGCCTGCAGACGCCGACCATCCCGAGCCCGTCCACGCGCTACTGGACGGACACCGACCTCGGTTCGATCGGCTTCGGCTACAGCACCGAGGAGACCCCGCTGCACATCCTGACCTTCTACAACG
This Bacteroidales bacterium WCE2004 DNA region includes the following protein-coding sequences:
- a CDS encoding MraZ protein, with product MVTFIGEYTSRVDDKGRLVLPAPLKGAMPPGSDMRFVVKKDLFEPCLEMYCFEEWERQSGKVKDSLDLTFNRQHATFWREYMRDRDIVEPDAKFGRISISRKLLDSIGVNKEVVFSGNDFKIEIWAKERFETSRLSNPEFIAIAESLSKK
- a CDS encoding 16S rRNA (cytosine1402-N4)-methyltransferase, producing the protein MSEYHNPVLLKESVDALVLNPDGFYADATFGGGGHSREILSRLSPKGHLMAFDRDADALTQAPDDPRFILIHNNFRFIHNYTLLHAEGGLDGVLADLGVSSHQFDTAERGFSFRFDAPLDMRMNVQGNKTASGIVNSYTQEELEKIFRIYGELDNARRLAQLIANARAAAPILTTDDLDRAIAAALPSFAEHKYLAKVYQALRIEVNDEMRALEKFLSGAAASLKPGGRLAVITYHSLEDRMVKNFIRSGHISGEEEKDVFGRSSAPLKSVGRKPILPDEAEIAGNTRARSAKLRIAERV
- a CDS encoding cell division protein FtsI (penicillin-binding protein 3), encoding MSTEATTPKPRKQRDRIGVILYLLYVALLVASVILIVRLAGIQLFWNPDPKIATALTPSNTVSNIEPARGNILDAEGRLLAISCPIYQFYMDCTVLKDTNTPAQEQAWLDKARQLAEGLAAEFGDRTADQYYKLIKDGRANGRKYVRIGRPVDRNAYNRVIDLPLFRDGRYRSGMIVEQEHVRQYPYGKLARRTIGFVRGNKSPVTNTHIGLEGKFDYVLHGQEGHEWMRVTDYGRVRNSDSAYVKAVDGKDLRITLNIDYQDIADKALREQITEEPDLEGACFVLMEVKTGAIRAMVNLVREEGTGPFEEIQNLAIGRKAEPGSVFKTVTLMSVLNDGFVKSLDETLPATNGNVAGTSIRDPHIPDFVRQHHTNRISVLDGFKISSNYVFATLAVKNYGIDKSKGRGKGLEKTERFLQNIYNYKLGEAFSFDLDGLQTPTIPSPSTRYWTDTDLGSIGFGYSTEETPLHILTFYNAIANKGRMMKPYLVEDIEENGIVTEKRGPGVLNAAVCSKAVADTITRALKAVTEDGTAQRLKGAKCTVAGKTGTSFGTYANGQYQDAQGRRKYQGTFVGFFPAEAPQYSVICMVYSKPTSRQFQGGGIPARVIRTVIDKLYNIDPCFRDELKRNTSTTR